The Halobellus sp. MBLA0158 genome has a window encoding:
- a CDS encoding DUF309 domain-containing protein: MSDHTRDDAVGPPTYGAPTGWDPERIESNGWEHGTLRRATVHGVRLYNAKAFHEAHDCFEIEWYNYGSGTTESAFLHGMVQVAAGAYKHYDFEDDDGMRSLFRTALQYLSGVPGDYYGVDVDDVRATLDAALSDATALDGWRIELDGERPEADRLDREYAEQLE, encoded by the coding sequence GTGAGCGACCACACCCGCGACGACGCCGTCGGCCCGCCGACCTACGGTGCGCCCACCGGCTGGGACCCCGAGCGGATCGAATCGAACGGGTGGGAACACGGGACCCTCCGCCGGGCGACCGTCCACGGCGTCCGGCTGTACAATGCAAAAGCGTTCCACGAGGCGCACGACTGCTTCGAGATCGAGTGGTACAACTACGGCTCCGGGACGACAGAGAGCGCGTTCCTCCACGGGATGGTCCAGGTCGCCGCCGGCGCGTACAAGCACTACGACTTCGAGGACGACGACGGGATGCGGTCGCTGTTCCGCACCGCGCTCCAGTACCTCAGCGGCGTGCCCGGGGACTACTACGGCGTCGACGTCGACGACGTCAGGGCGACGCTCGACGCCGCGCTCTCGGACGCGACCGCCCTCGACGGCTGGCGGATCGAACTCGACGGCGAGCGGCCCGAGGCCGACCGGCTGGACCGCGAGTACGCCGAGCAGTTGGAGTGA
- a CDS encoding zinc-binding dehydrogenase, producing MKAVTITEHGDRDVIEYAEVPDPEVGRDDVLVDVKAAALNHLDVWTRKGLGFDLDFPHIPGSDMAGVVEEVGEDVTRFEPGDRVALTAGVTGGDGPTAGSIASRRDDPTLAPDFSIIGEHSPGVHAEYAAVPAANLIPVPEGVAWEVAGSASLVFGTAWRMLVHRAEVRAGEHVLVHGASGGVGHAAVQIADHAGCEVYATASSEEKLAYAAECGADHLIDYEEEDFAEEVHEITGGRGVDVVVDHVGEATYEGSLQSLRKGGRFVTCGATTGPDPDAALNRIFWNQLEIIGSTMATPEQVEEVLGLVWDGTFEPRIRATLPMSESARAHELIENREGFGKVVVIPDSEL from the coding sequence ATGAAGGCCGTCACCATCACCGAACACGGCGACCGCGACGTCATCGAGTACGCCGAAGTACCCGATCCCGAGGTCGGCCGCGACGACGTCCTGGTCGACGTGAAGGCCGCCGCGCTGAATCACCTCGACGTCTGGACCCGGAAGGGACTGGGCTTCGATCTGGACTTTCCACACATCCCCGGCAGCGATATGGCCGGCGTCGTCGAGGAAGTCGGAGAAGACGTGACGCGCTTCGAGCCCGGCGACCGCGTCGCGCTCACCGCGGGCGTCACGGGCGGCGACGGCCCGACGGCCGGCTCGATCGCCTCACGACGCGACGACCCGACGCTCGCGCCGGACTTCAGCATCATCGGCGAGCACTCCCCCGGCGTCCACGCCGAGTACGCGGCCGTCCCCGCGGCGAACCTGATTCCCGTCCCCGAGGGCGTCGCCTGGGAGGTCGCGGGGTCGGCCTCGCTCGTCTTCGGGACCGCCTGGCGAATGCTGGTCCACCGCGCCGAGGTGAGGGCGGGCGAGCACGTCCTCGTCCACGGCGCCTCCGGCGGCGTCGGCCACGCGGCCGTTCAGATCGCCGACCACGCCGGCTGTGAGGTGTACGCGACCGCCTCCTCCGAGGAGAAACTGGCGTACGCCGCCGAGTGCGGCGCGGACCACCTGATCGATTACGAGGAGGAAGACTTCGCCGAGGAAGTCCACGAGATCACCGGGGGGCGCGGCGTCGACGTCGTCGTCGACCACGTCGGCGAAGCCACCTACGAGGGCTCGCTGCAGAGCCTCCGCAAGGGCGGCCGGTTCGTCACCTGCGGGGCGACGACGGGGCCGGACCCGGACGCGGCGCTGAACCGGATCTTCTGGAATCAGTTGGAGATCATCGGATCGACGATGGCGACGCCCGAGCAGGTCGAGGAGGTGCTCGGCCTCGTCTGGGACGGCACGTTCGAGCCGCGGATCCGCGCGACGCTGCCGATGAGCGAGTCCGCGCGGGCGCACGAGCTGATCGAGAACCGTGAGGGCTTTGGCAAGGTGGTCGTAATCCCGGACAGTGAGCTCTGA
- a CDS encoding DUF447 domain-containing protein, whose translation MTESGSDLTAKAEWPLSLRGVTETVVTSRGPNDRWNVAALGVHAPEETGRDGDARDDGDDVPNGGVATATTWGNTRTRKNFDRRGRGVIQFVSDPRTFVEAAVTIREEADPVLPSAHAWAEVEVERIESGESNGTRRERWALYPVESAVRERVVPRLNRGAAAAIEATVAASRLDVPAYDTDELLSRLRYFAETVDRCGGAPEREAFAILDDATDWRERLPDEVDAPRFDA comes from the coding sequence GTGACCGAGTCGGGGTCGGACCTCACCGCGAAGGCTGAGTGGCCGCTCTCCCTCCGGGGCGTCACGGAGACGGTCGTGACGAGCCGCGGGCCGAACGACCGCTGGAACGTCGCCGCGCTCGGCGTCCACGCGCCGGAAGAGACGGGTCGAGACGGCGACGCTCGCGACGACGGAGACGACGTCCCCAACGGGGGCGTCGCGACCGCGACGACCTGGGGCAACACGCGGACGCGAAAGAACTTCGACCGCCGCGGGCGCGGCGTGATCCAGTTCGTCTCGGACCCGCGGACGTTCGTCGAGGCCGCGGTGACGATCCGGGAGGAAGCCGACCCCGTGTTGCCGTCGGCCCACGCCTGGGCCGAGGTCGAAGTCGAGCGGATCGAGTCCGGCGAATCCAACGGCACGCGTCGGGAACGGTGGGCGCTGTACCCCGTCGAGTCCGCGGTCCGAGAGCGGGTCGTTCCGCGACTGAACCGCGGCGCCGCGGCCGCGATCGAGGCGACGGTCGCCGCGTCCCGACTCGACGTGCCCGCGTACGACACCGACGAACTCCTCTCGCGGCTCCGGTACTTCGCCGAGACGGTCGATCGTTGCGGCGGCGCCCCCGAGCGCGAGGCGTTCGCGATCCTCGACGACGCGACCGATTGGCGCGAACGCCTGCCCGACGAGGTCGACGCGCCGCGGTTCGACGCGTGA
- a CDS encoding AIR synthase family protein translates to MADLGKVDRTFFDEYVFPRLGADRTDVALGPTHGVDFGLLDVDGTAVAIATDPVSILPELGFERAGRFALDFVLADVAVSGLAPSHLAISFTLPPEFEDESFAAMWDAMHAEAEDLGVSIVTGHTARYAGCSFPWVGGATALAVGDPADVIRPDGARAGDDVLVTKGPAVETTGLLTTLFPEQFDLNAATLAAAQARLDEAACVRDAMTAAAAGGVHAMHDATECGLFGAFVEMATGAGVRLDVATDRIPFRPGVRETCDALGIDPWRATTGGTLVLAVDPDRTSAVVDALEAEGTPVGVAGTVEAAGEKGEPDPGVVVDGEEISHPEVDPSWQAYEELARASER, encoded by the coding sequence ATGGCGGATCTCGGCAAGGTCGACCGCACGTTCTTCGACGAGTACGTCTTTCCGCGGCTCGGTGCCGACCGCACGGACGTCGCGCTCGGCCCGACGCACGGCGTCGACTTCGGGCTGTTGGACGTCGACGGCACCGCGGTCGCGATCGCGACCGATCCCGTTTCGATCCTCCCGGAGCTCGGCTTCGAGCGCGCCGGCCGCTTCGCCCTCGACTTCGTCCTCGCGGACGTCGCCGTCTCGGGGCTCGCCCCGTCTCACCTCGCGATCTCCTTCACGCTCCCGCCGGAGTTCGAAGACGAGTCGTTCGCGGCGATGTGGGACGCGATGCACGCCGAAGCCGAGGATCTCGGCGTCTCGATCGTCACCGGCCACACCGCCCGCTACGCGGGCTGTTCGTTCCCCTGGGTCGGCGGCGCGACCGCGCTCGCCGTCGGCGATCCCGCGGACGTGATCCGTCCGGACGGCGCCCGCGCCGGCGACGACGTCCTCGTGACGAAGGGCCCGGCCGTCGAGACGACCGGGCTGCTCACCACGCTCTTCCCCGAGCAGTTCGACCTCAATGCGGCGACGCTCGCGGCCGCGCAGGCCCGACTCGACGAGGCCGCCTGCGTCCGGGACGCGATGACCGCGGCCGCGGCCGGCGGCGTCCACGCGATGCACGACGCGACCGAGTGCGGGCTGTTCGGCGCGTTCGTGGAGATGGCGACCGGCGCGGGCGTCCGGCTGGACGTCGCGACGGACCGGATCCCGTTCCGGCCGGGCGTCCGCGAGACCTGCGACGCGCTGGGGATCGATCCCTGGCGGGCGACGACCGGCGGGACGCTCGTGCTGGCGGTCGATCCCGACCGGACCTCGGCCGTCGTCGACGCGCTCGAAGCCGAAGGCACGCCTGTCGGCGTAGCCGGGACCGTCGAGGCGGCCGGCGAGAAGGGCGAGCCAGATCCGGGCGTCGTCGTCGACGGCGAGGAGATCTCCCACCCCGAGGTCGACCCGTCGTGGCAGGCCTACGAAGAACTCGCGCGGGCGAGCGAGAGGTAG
- the dnaJ gene encoding molecular chaperone DnaJ, with product MSEDFYDVLGVSRDASEDEIKQAYRKKAAEYHPDVSDDPDAEEKFKKIKKAKEVLTDDEKRRMYDQLGHERFEQAEKRGGFEGGAGGRGGGQGRGNPFGGMGGGGGQGSPFEDIFNQFFGGGQGGGQRGNRPRQGQNLRTQVALDLEEVYEGVEKQFTVTRPERCSECNGRGHPADADVNTCPECNGRGQTTTVRDTPLGRVQQTQTCPRCDGSGESYSETCSTCGGDGITREEATLSVDIPPGIRDGQTLRMEGEGAPGENGGPNGDLLIDVSVRDHDTFERDGDDLYHRLPISFPKAVFGATVEVPTVDGAAELEIPAGTQSGEEFRVRGEGMPHLRGRGHGDLYVQVQVVTPEDLNQEQKEALEAFAEAGGEDIDVSEGFFEKIKNSF from the coding sequence ATGAGCGAGGACTTCTACGACGTGCTCGGCGTCTCCAGGGACGCGTCCGAGGACGAGATCAAGCAGGCCTACCGCAAGAAGGCCGCGGAGTATCACCCGGACGTCTCCGACGACCCCGACGCCGAGGAGAAGTTCAAGAAGATCAAGAAGGCCAAGGAGGTCCTCACCGACGACGAGAAGCGCCGGATGTACGACCAGCTCGGCCACGAGCGCTTCGAGCAGGCCGAAAAGCGCGGCGGCTTCGAGGGCGGCGCCGGCGGCCGCGGCGGCGGGCAGGGCCGCGGTAATCCCTTCGGCGGAATGGGCGGCGGCGGCGGACAGGGCAGCCCCTTCGAGGACATCTTCAATCAGTTCTTCGGCGGCGGGCAGGGCGGCGGCCAGCGCGGCAACCGTCCGCGACAGGGTCAGAACCTCCGCACGCAGGTCGCCCTCGACCTCGAAGAGGTCTACGAGGGCGTCGAAAAGCAGTTCACCGTCACCCGCCCCGAGCGCTGTTCGGAGTGCAACGGCCGCGGGCACCCCGCGGACGCCGACGTCAACACCTGTCCGGAGTGCAACGGCCGCGGCCAGACCACCACCGTCCGCGACACCCCGCTCGGTCGCGTCCAGCAGACCCAGACGTGCCCGCGGTGTGACGGCTCGGGCGAGAGCTACAGCGAGACCTGTTCGACCTGCGGCGGCGACGGCATCACCCGCGAGGAGGCGACGCTCTCGGTCGACATCCCGCCGGGCATCCGCGACGGCCAGACGCTCCGGATGGAAGGCGAGGGCGCGCCCGGCGAGAACGGCGGCCCCAACGGCGACCTCCTAATCGACGTCTCGGTCCGGGACCACGACACCTTCGAGCGCGACGGCGACGACCTCTATCACCGCCTTCCCATCTCCTTCCCGAAGGCGGTCTTCGGCGCCACCGTCGAGGTCCCGACCGTCGACGGCGCCGCCGAACTGGAGATCCCCGCCGGAACCCAGAGCGGCGAGGAGTTCCGCGTGCGCGGCGAGGGGATGCCTCACCTCCGCGGCCGCGGCCACGGCGACCTCTACGTCCAGGTCCAGGTCGTCACGCCCGAGGACCTCAATCAGGAGCAGAAAGAGGCCCTCGAGGCGTTCGCCGAGGCCGGCGGCGAGGACATCGACGTGAGCGAGGGCTTCTTCGAGAAGATCAAGAACTCCTTCTAA
- a CDS encoding SDR family NAD(P)-dependent oxidoreductase yields the protein MTDDRSDAAATPDPELYDSLDGQVALVTGANRGIGRQIAANLDDLGATVFAATRSMRHDVPEAWEHLLVDVTQEGEISDMADEIFQAAGRLDVVVNNAGVGEFDSDIVSESVETIDRTLATNLRGPMLVCKHTVPLLLQNEGGRVVNVSSGMGALSESQSGGSPAYRVSKTGLNGLTAYLHGEYGDEGLLANSVCPGWVRTEMGGEEADRSVAKGAETPTWLCRFRPGSPAGRFWRDKDAIEW from the coding sequence ATGACCGACGACCGATCGGACGCCGCGGCGACGCCCGACCCCGAGCTGTACGACTCGCTGGACGGACAGGTCGCGCTCGTCACGGGGGCGAACCGCGGCATCGGCCGACAGATCGCGGCGAACCTCGACGACCTGGGCGCGACGGTCTTCGCCGCGACCCGCTCGATGCGTCACGACGTCCCCGAGGCGTGGGAGCACCTCCTCGTCGACGTCACCCAGGAGGGCGAGATTTCCGATATGGCCGACGAGATCTTCCAGGCCGCCGGGCGGCTGGACGTCGTCGTCAACAACGCCGGCGTCGGGGAGTTCGACTCCGACATCGTCTCCGAGTCGGTGGAGACGATCGACCGGACGCTCGCGACCAACCTCCGGGGCCCGATGCTCGTCTGCAAGCACACCGTGCCCCTGCTGCTCCAGAACGAGGGCGGTCGCGTCGTCAACGTCTCCTCCGGGATGGGCGCGCTCTCCGAGTCGCAGTCGGGCGGCTCCCCGGCCTACCGCGTCTCGAAGACCGGACTGAACGGCCTCACCGCGTACCTCCACGGCGAGTACGGCGACGAGGGCCTGCTCGCGAACTCCGTGTGCCCCGGCTGGGTCCGGACCGAGATGGGCGGCGAAGAGGCCGACCGATCGGTCGCGAAAGGCGCGGAGACCCCGACGTGGCTCTGCCGCTTCCGGCCGGGGTCGCCCGCGGGGCGGTTCTGGCGCGACAAGGACGCGATCGAGTGGTGA
- a CDS encoding DUF1611 domain-containing protein, protein MTGNADDAERVVVLAHEKFPERAKTATGVLKYADYDVVAVLDRDRAGTTAADHRADLPEVPIVESMADAPDADTLLVGIAPIGGGFDDSWRPDVRTAIERGCDVVAGLHYFLADDEEFAALADEHGVDLRDVRKPPEDLTVASGKSADVDAEVVLTVGTDCSVGKMTVALELMEAARERGVDAGFIPTGQTGIMIAGWGNPIDRVISDFTAGAVEEMLLEVGDDYDVLFVEGQGSIVHPAYSAVTCGILHGAMPDSMVLCHAAGREAIHGYEDFALPPIGEYVDLYEGLAAPVHEGDVVAGALNTSGVDGDEAARAAVDDFTDELGAPATDPVRFDADAVLDAILDE, encoded by the coding sequence ATGACAGGAAACGCCGACGACGCCGAGCGGGTGGTCGTCCTCGCCCACGAGAAGTTCCCCGAGCGCGCGAAGACGGCCACGGGCGTCCTGAAGTACGCCGACTACGACGTGGTCGCCGTCCTCGACCGCGACCGCGCCGGGACGACGGCGGCGGACCACCGCGCGGACCTGCCCGAGGTCCCGATCGTCGAGTCGATGGCCGACGCGCCCGACGCCGACACGCTGCTCGTCGGCATCGCGCCGATCGGCGGCGGCTTCGACGACTCCTGGCGCCCGGACGTCCGCACGGCGATCGAGCGGGGCTGCGACGTCGTCGCCGGCCTCCACTACTTCCTCGCCGACGACGAGGAGTTCGCGGCGCTGGCCGACGAGCACGGCGTCGACCTCCGCGACGTCCGGAAGCCGCCCGAGGACCTGACGGTCGCCTCCGGGAAGAGCGCCGACGTCGACGCCGAGGTCGTCCTGACGGTCGGCACCGACTGCTCGGTCGGGAAGATGACGGTCGCGCTGGAACTGATGGAGGCCGCCCGCGAGCGCGGCGTCGACGCCGGCTTCATCCCGACGGGGCAGACGGGAATTATGATCGCGGGCTGGGGGAACCCGATCGACCGCGTGATCTCGGATTTCACCGCGGGCGCCGTCGAGGAGATGCTCCTCGAGGTCGGCGACGACTACGACGTCCTCTTCGTCGAGGGCCAGGGCAGCATCGTCCACCCGGCGTACTCGGCGGTCACCTGCGGCATCCTCCACGGCGCGATGCCCGACTCGATGGTGCTCTGTCACGCCGCGGGCCGGGAGGCGATCCACGGCTACGAGGACTTCGCGCTCCCGCCGATCGGGGAGTACGTCGACCTCTACGAGGGGCTCGCCGCCCCGGTCCACGAGGGCGACGTCGTCGCGGGCGCGCTGAACACCTCGGGGGTCGACGGCGACGAGGCGGCCCGCGCCGCCGTCGACGACTTCACCGACGAACTGGGCGCGCCCGCGACCGACCCCGTCCGCTTCGATGCGGACGCGGTGCTGGACGCCATCCTCGACGAATGA
- a CDS encoding NUDIX hydrolase, with the protein MSVDERDDAASGEADADAGGDAAAGEQHENALQDVIAVDEDDNRTGLVNRLDAHTGDGIRHRAFTCLVFDGEGRILLGQRAPGKRLWDTHWDGTVASHPVEGQSQIDATKQRLEEELGVTPDQYSDLRVTDKFEYKRYYENAGLEWEVCAVLKVTLDDTTLDPDEDEIAGLLWADYEHLHEHPEWYRQLRLCPWFEIAMRRDFED; encoded by the coding sequence ATGAGTGTAGACGAGCGCGACGACGCCGCGTCGGGCGAGGCCGACGCCGACGCCGGCGGGGACGCGGCCGCGGGCGAGCAACACGAAAACGCCCTCCAGGACGTCATCGCCGTCGACGAGGACGACAACCGAACGGGACTCGTCAACCGACTCGACGCCCACACGGGCGACGGCATCCGCCACCGGGCGTTCACCTGCCTCGTCTTCGACGGCGAGGGGCGGATCCTGCTCGGCCAGCGCGCGCCCGGCAAGCGCCTGTGGGACACCCACTGGGACGGCACCGTCGCCTCCCACCCGGTCGAGGGACAGTCCCAGATCGACGCGACGAAACAGCGCCTCGAAGAGGAACTGGGCGTCACGCCGGACCAGTACTCCGACCTCCGCGTGACGGACAAATTCGAGTACAAGCGCTACTACGAGAACGCCGGCCTGGAGTGGGAGGTCTGTGCCGTCCTGAAGGTGACGCTCGACGACACGACGCTCGATCCCGACGAAGACGAGATCGCGGGCCTCCTGTGGGCCGACTACGAGCACCTCCACGAACACCCCGAGTGGTACCGTCAGCTTCGGCTGTGTCCGTGGTTCGAGATCGCGATGCGCCGGGACTTCGAGGACTGA
- a CDS encoding DUF5802 family protein has translation MFGSFSTSYYLGRLYVEPSDRDVPAIQRADHEAMNERLYGGRGLFRVDAPLVMKLDTGHIPVLGDEDIPSGTLAVPESVTDENLPAERDVLLAKGERAAELLKYSGYRFGDDAAVA, from the coding sequence ATGTTCGGATCGTTCTCCACGAGCTACTACCTCGGACGGCTGTACGTCGAGCCGTCCGACAGGGACGTGCCCGCGATCCAGCGGGCGGACCACGAAGCGATGAACGAGCGTCTCTACGGCGGCCGCGGCCTGTTCCGCGTCGACGCGCCGCTCGTGATGAAGCTTGATACGGGACACATCCCCGTCCTCGGCGACGAGGACATCCCCTCCGGAACCCTCGCCGTCCCCGAATCGGTCACCGACGAGAACCTCCCGGCCGAGCGCGACGTGTTGCTCGCGAAGGGCGAGCGCGCCGCCGAACTGCTCAAGTACTCCGGCTATCGCTTCGGCGACGACGCGGCGGTGGCTTGA
- a CDS encoding dipeptide epimerase translates to MTTLTTEFERLSLPLADAFTISRGTQTDAENVVVRIRDGEGHEGVGAAAPSEHYGETPATVEAVLPDFLDVVEDVGDPHAIDRIEREQRAVVADNPAAHAAVDVALHDLAAKRLGVPLYRQWGIDPERTPKTSFTIGLDSTERMREKTRAAVEDGYDVLKVKLGTDRDREIVAAVREEAPEARIRVDANEAWTPREALRTIEDLEPHGVEFVEQPVSADDPEGLRFVYERSPLPIAADESCVRLPDVPAVADRTDIVNLKLMKCGSLAEARRMVDAARAHGLEVMLGCMIETNAAIAAACNLAPLVDYADLDGALLLADDEYAGVPTEGSEIRLSALADRGLAGTGARPQ, encoded by the coding sequence ATGACGACGCTCACGACCGAGTTCGAGCGGCTCTCGCTCCCGCTCGCCGACGCCTTCACGATCTCGCGCGGCACGCAGACAGACGCCGAGAACGTCGTCGTGCGGATCCGCGACGGGGAGGGACACGAGGGCGTCGGCGCGGCCGCGCCGTCGGAGCACTACGGCGAGACGCCGGCGACGGTCGAGGCAGTCCTGCCAGACTTTCTCGACGTCGTCGAGGACGTCGGCGACCCGCACGCGATCGACCGAATCGAACGCGAGCAGCGGGCCGTCGTCGCGGACAACCCCGCCGCGCACGCCGCGGTCGATGTCGCGCTCCACGACCTCGCCGCCAAGCGCCTCGGCGTGCCGCTGTACCGTCAGTGGGGGATCGACCCGGAGCGGACGCCGAAGACGTCGTTCACGATCGGCCTCGACTCGACAGAGCGGATGCGCGAGAAGACGCGCGCGGCCGTCGAAGACGGCTACGACGTCCTGAAGGTGAAGCTCGGGACCGACAGAGATCGGGAAATCGTCGCCGCCGTCCGGGAGGAGGCGCCCGAGGCGCGCATCCGAGTCGACGCCAACGAGGCCTGGACGCCGCGGGAGGCGCTACGGACGATCGAGGACCTGGAACCTCACGGCGTCGAGTTCGTCGAACAGCCGGTGTCGGCGGACGACCCCGAGGGCCTGCGGTTCGTCTACGAGCGCTCGCCGCTGCCGATCGCCGCCGACGAGTCCTGCGTGCGGCTCCCGGACGTCCCCGCGGTCGCCGACCGCACCGACATCGTGAACCTCAAGCTGATGAAGTGCGGCAGTCTCGCGGAAGCCCGCCGGATGGTCGACGCCGCGCGGGCGCACGGACTGGAAGTGATGCTCGGCTGTATGATCGAGACGAACGCGGCCATCGCCGCGGCCTGCAACCTCGCGCCGCTCGTCGACTACGCCGACCTCGATGGCGCGCTCCTGCTCGCTGACGACGAGTACGCCGGCGTGCCGACCGAGGGGAGCGAGATCCGGCTGAGCGCTCTCGCCGACCGCGGGCTCGCGGGGACGGGCGCGCGGCCGCAGTAG
- a CDS encoding UPF0179 family protein, translating into MSQVTLIGDRLASPGTEFVYEGESAACEGCPYRKQCLNLTEGVRYEVTDIRESGQLLDCAVHDTGVRAVEVEPASIIANVASKGAYAGSKVSLPGPCPHTECPSHEYCVPEGADFESEYRIDEVRGEPPHEFCYLDRDLELVELAPPES; encoded by the coding sequence ATGTCCCAGGTCACGCTCATCGGCGATCGCCTCGCGTCTCCGGGGACGGAGTTCGTCTACGAGGGCGAGTCGGCGGCCTGCGAGGGCTGTCCGTACCGGAAGCAGTGTCTCAACCTCACCGAGGGCGTCCGCTACGAGGTGACGGACATTCGAGAGAGCGGGCAGCTACTGGACTGTGCGGTCCACGACACCGGCGTCCGCGCCGTCGAGGTCGAGCCCGCCTCGATCATCGCCAACGTGGCCTCGAAGGGCGCCTACGCCGGCAGCAAGGTGTCCCTGCCCGGTCCCTGTCCGCACACCGAGTGCCCGAGCCACGAGTACTGCGTTCCGGAGGGCGCGGACTTCGAGTCGGAGTACCGGATCGACGAGGTGCGCGGCGAGCCGCCGCACGAGTTCTGCTACCTGGATCGCGACCTAGAGCTCGTCGAACTGGCGCCGCCGGAGTCGTAG
- a CDS encoding Vms1/Ankzf1 family peptidyl-tRNA hydrolase, whose translation MLDELLGRAELKARIEELEEEKRHLERRAEAEEERRSEAVRKRQEAETEINRLEDRIEGLEERVERLSGEDSDVSFRGTADLRGARRDEIISRLDSFATDAEGALTAMVRESVPDPVSEALGERAALVRRAAPCLVCVDDAGLVAAALDPPTAPAAFAEWGEGFRLDRAWFVPENPVWVALVRSDLFALGVYDGADVTLVDDVESDVMGTHSKGGFSQARFERRRDQQVDDHLDRAREVLEAHLGGADGAAEDASALPSADADVVVLGEETVLGRFTDLTDRTAAVDATGEPGPALGDAVREFWTTRLWLL comes from the coding sequence ATGCTCGACGAGTTGCTCGGCAGGGCGGAGCTCAAAGCCCGGATCGAGGAACTGGAGGAGGAAAAGCGCCACCTCGAACGCCGCGCCGAGGCCGAAGAGGAGCGCCGCTCGGAGGCCGTCCGCAAGCGCCAGGAGGCCGAGACCGAGATCAACCGCCTCGAAGACCGGATCGAGGGCCTCGAAGAGCGCGTCGAACGGCTCTCCGGCGAGGACTCGGACGTGTCGTTCCGCGGGACCGCCGACCTCCGGGGCGCGCGACGGGACGAGATCATCTCGCGGCTGGACTCGTTCGCGACCGACGCCGAGGGCGCGCTCACGGCGATGGTCCGCGAGTCGGTCCCCGACCCCGTCTCGGAGGCGCTCGGCGAGCGCGCGGCGCTCGTCCGCCGGGCCGCGCCCTGTCTGGTCTGCGTCGACGACGCGGGCCTCGTCGCCGCCGCGCTCGATCCGCCGACGGCGCCCGCGGCCTTCGCCGAGTGGGGCGAGGGGTTCCGCCTCGACCGCGCGTGGTTCGTCCCTGAGAATCCGGTGTGGGTCGCGCTCGTCCGCTCGGACCTGTTCGCGCTCGGCGTCTACGACGGCGCGGACGTCACCCTCGTCGACGACGTCGAGTCCGACGTGATGGGGACGCACTCGAAGGGCGGCTTCTCGCAGGCGCGGTTCGAGCGGCGCCGCGACCAGCAGGTCGACGACCACCTCGACCGGGCCCGCGAGGTGCTCGAAGCGCATCTCGGCGGCGCGGACGGGGCGGCGGAGGACGCGAGCGCGCTGCCGTCCGCGGACGCCGACGTGGTCGTCCTCGGCGAGGAGACCGTTCTCGGGCGGTTCACCGACCTCACGGACCGGACCGCCGCCGTCGACGCGACGGGCGAGCCGGGACCGGCGCTCGGAGACGCGGTCCGGGAGTTCTGGACGACGCGGCTGTGGCTCCTCTGA
- a CDS encoding succinylglutamate desuccinylase/aspartoacylase domain-containing protein codes for MRIYELGEGTPEVAVVGAVHGDEPCGPRAIERFLADDPDVERPVKLVVANEEALDAGVRYLDEDLNRAFPGDPNADTHEGRLAHDLVRELRGKTVLSLHSTQSYAEPFALVDGIDAVTRAICPHLPMEYVVETGQFAVGRLIDHAHTIEVECGLQRSDEAATNAYWIVRAFLAATGVLPAPIEGDVEPPLSLHRRDETEVTVFRLLDQIPKDPAEDYRVFVDNFQRVAPGDPVAAADGEAYNAENEFYPVLLSAHGYEDVFGYAADRIGTLA; via the coding sequence ATGCGAATATACGAACTCGGGGAGGGGACGCCCGAGGTCGCCGTCGTCGGCGCGGTCCACGGGGACGAGCCCTGCGGCCCGCGCGCGATCGAGCGGTTCCTCGCCGACGACCCCGACGTCGAGCGGCCGGTCAAGCTCGTCGTCGCCAACGAGGAGGCGCTCGACGCCGGCGTCCGCTACCTCGACGAGGACCTCAACCGCGCGTTCCCCGGCGACCCGAACGCCGACACGCACGAGGGGCGACTGGCACACGACTTGGTCCGCGAGCTCCGCGGCAAGACCGTGCTCTCGTTGCACTCCACCCAGTCCTACGCCGAGCCCTTCGCGCTCGTCGACGGGATCGACGCCGTCACGCGCGCGATCTGCCCGCACCTCCCGATGGAGTACGTCGTCGAGACGGGCCAGTTCGCGGTCGGACGGCTCATCGACCACGCCCACACCATCGAAGTCGAGTGCGGCCTCCAGCGGAGCGACGAGGCCGCGACGAACGCCTACTGGATCGTCCGCGCGTTCCTCGCTGCGACGGGGGTCCTTCCGGCGCCGATCGAGGGCGACGTCGAGCCGCCGCTGTCGCTGCACCGCCGCGACGAGACCGAGGTCACGGTCTTCCGACTCCTCGATCAGATCCCCAAAGATCCCGCCGAGGACTACCGCGTCTTCGTCGACAACTTCCAGCGCGTCGCGCCCGGCGATCCCGTCGCCGCGGCGGACGGCGAGGCGTACAACGCCGAAAACGAGTTCTATCCCGTGTTGCTCTCGGCCCACGGCTACGAGGACGTCTTCGGCTACGCGGCCGACCGGATCGGGACGCTCGCGTAG